The following coding sequences are from one Myxosarcina sp. GI1 window:
- a CDS encoding YgcG family protein — MKTTIYFSMLKHIVSLGVIGATVTLFSATSQAVTVEEVANPRQTNGGWVTDMADILSSETEDKLNSLITNLERADGTEIAVVTMPETAPAVSPKAFATELFNYWGIGKEGLDNGILFLISEGDNRIEIETGYGIPERMSDEWVATIINNQILPQYRVGDFDGGTLAGTQALIQQLQSDPKFIFNEQNFWLLLLTGTGAIAIVGGITRLIRRRNKIFVKPGKNLSLQRKDTRTVCCAKCRQPMNRTKEIVLTDAQRVAQRLGSVSYRAYHCSHYNLFDNSVVAYFSDSDRYEECSKCQELTVVKTGKVITPATTRSSGELLSIRKCHCCDYYQEKTEIIPAIAKFNPQRDRTHHNNFHSHHHYYSGGDSYSGGGSSGGDFGGGSSGGGGAGGGW, encoded by the coding sequence ATGAAAACCACAATTTATTTTTCAATGTTAAAGCATATAGTTAGCCTTGGGGTTATCGGTGCAACCGTAACTTTATTTTCTGCCACCAGTCAAGCGGTCACTGTCGAAGAAGTAGCTAACCCCCGTCAGACAAATGGTGGATGGGTTACGGACATGGCAGATATTTTGAGTAGCGAGACGGAAGACAAGCTAAATAGTCTAATTACTAATTTAGAACGCGCTGACGGAACGGAAATTGCGGTAGTTACCATGCCAGAAACTGCTCCCGCCGTCTCTCCCAAAGCCTTTGCTACCGAACTTTTCAATTATTGGGGTATTGGTAAAGAAGGACTAGACAACGGCATTTTGTTTTTAATTTCCGAGGGAGATAACCGCATCGAGATTGAAACTGGCTATGGTATCCCCGAAAGAATGTCTGATGAATGGGTAGCTACAATTATCAATAATCAAATTTTGCCTCAATATCGCGTAGGGGATTTTGATGGCGGTACTTTGGCAGGAACGCAAGCATTAATTCAGCAATTACAATCCGATCCTAAATTTATTTTCAACGAGCAAAATTTTTGGCTGTTGTTACTTACAGGTACGGGAGCGATCGCCATTGTCGGTGGAATAACACGCTTAATTCGCAGACGAAACAAAATATTTGTCAAACCAGGTAAAAATCTTAGTTTACAACGTAAGGATACTAGGACTGTCTGTTGTGCCAAGTGTCGCCAACCGATGAATAGAACCAAGGAAATCGTATTAACCGATGCTCAAAGGGTTGCTCAAAGGTTAGGTAGCGTCAGCTATCGCGCTTATCATTGTTCGCACTATAATTTGTTCGACAATTCAGTTGTTGCTTATTTTTCCGATTCCGATCGCTATGAAGAATGTTCTAAATGTCAAGAATTAACGGTAGTTAAAACGGGTAAAGTAATTACTCCTGCTACTACTAGAAGTTCTGGCGAGCTTCTCTCAATCCGAAAATGCCATTGCTGCGATTATTATCAGGAGAAAACCGAGATAATTCCAGCGATCGCTAAATTTAATCCTCAACGAGATCGAACTCACCACAACAATTTTCATTCTCATCACCACTATTACTCTGGTGGAGATAGTTATAGCGGTGGCGGTAGTTCGGGGGGGGATTTTGGCGGCGGTTCTAGCGGTGGCGGAGGTGCTGGAGGTGGTTGGTAA
- a CDS encoding Calx-beta domain-containing protein: protein MNKQPILIKDINPGTNNSSPEKLTVINDTLYFTANDGNNNRKIWKSDGTLGGTVLAPNDIKNDDLVNPADLPDPYFKTDININGTRYFTDGYELRKSEISSNKDVLIKELDDFLTNIHSFTEYKDTLYFVLEFGEQSSAQSSQLWKSDGTSKGTVLVEEFYSYSVTGFTEVDDSLFFNVEIYDGESFTSELWKSDGTTEGTVIIKSFDISSSSDDVYIHDLTKVGNALYFTADDGNGRGLWQSDGTSEGTMLLEHINPNGNSDPNNLIEVNGNLYFTADDGVNGVELWSVSTTTPPTIAFETAKFDVEEGKEATITLTRNGEYINTVSLVNIDVEGGTATIDDDFNNNIFPQTVSFAANEVEKSFTLSLVDDTKLEQTETIELTITAEDNAVVANDNFKATVNISDNGNDTPPIVYRFFNPTAGAHFYTADKVERDYVRDNLDNYDYEGESYVTVDPVSGSSPEEVYRFFNSTTGVHLYTTDENERDYIINNLDNFAYENIKFHAYETEIAGTVPIYRFYEPTIGVHFYTPNEDEKTYVENNLSNYTYEGIAYYAFPISDV, encoded by the coding sequence ATGAATAAACAACCTATTTTAATTAAAGACATCAATCCAGGTACAAATAATTCTTCTCCCGAAAAGTTGACTGTGATTAATGATACGCTATACTTCACTGCTAATGATGGTAATAATAATAGAAAAATTTGGAAAAGTGATGGTACTTTAGGGGGAACTGTTTTAGCACCAAATGATATTAAGAACGATGATTTAGTAAATCCTGCTGACTTACCAGATCCCTATTTTAAAACCGATATTAATATTAACGGTACTCGTTATTTTACTGATGGTTATGAGTTACGCAAGAGCGAAATTTCTTCTAATAAAGACGTTCTAATTAAAGAATTAGATGACTTTCTTACTAACATTCATAGCTTTACCGAATATAAAGATACCCTTTACTTCGTGCTTGAGTTTGGCGAACAGAGTTCTGCCCAAAGTTCCCAACTATGGAAAAGCGATGGAACATCTAAAGGAACCGTTTTAGTTGAAGAATTTTATTCTTATAGCGTTACTGGCTTTACAGAGGTTGATGATTCGCTCTTTTTTAATGTTGAGATTTATGATGGTGAGTCTTTCACGTCCGAACTATGGAAGAGTGATGGGACAACTGAAGGAACTGTTATAATCAAAAGTTTTGATATTTCATCTTCGAGTGATGATGTTTATATTCACGATTTAACCAAGGTTGGAAATGCTCTTTATTTTACTGCTGATGACGGTAATGGGAGAGGACTGTGGCAGAGTGATGGAACGTCTGAGGGAACGATGCTGCTCGAACACATTAATCCTAACGGTAATTCCGACCCTAATAATTTAATTGAGGTAAATGGCAACTTATATTTTACTGCTGACGACGGGGTTAATGGAGTAGAACTATGGTCGGTTTCGACAACCACACCGCCTACTATTGCTTTTGAAACCGCAAAGTTTGATGTAGAAGAAGGCAAAGAGGCAACAATTACTCTAACCCGTAATGGTGAATATATAAATACTGTTTCTCTAGTTAACATTGACGTAGAAGGCGGTACGGCTACTATTGATGATGACTTCAACAATAATATTTTTCCTCAAACGGTTTCATTTGCCGCTAATGAAGTAGAAAAAAGTTTTACACTTTCTTTAGTTGATGATACGAAGTTAGAGCAGACTGAAACAATTGAATTAACTATTACTGCCGAAGATAATGCTGTTGTTGCTAATGATAATTTTAAGGCAACAGTCAACATTAGCGATAACGGTAATGATACTCCTCCAATTGTCTATCGTTTCTTTAATCCGACTGCGGGAGCGCATTTTTACACCGCCGATAAAGTAGAGCGAGATTATGTACGCGATAATCTAGACAACTATGACTATGAAGGCGAATCTTACGTCACTGTAGATCCTGTATCGGGAAGCAGCCCCGAAGAAGTCTATCGTTTCTTTAACTCCACTACAGGAGTACATTTGTACACCACAGATGAAAACGAAAGAGATTACATCATCAACAATCTCGATAACTTTGCTTATGAGAATATTAAGTTTCATGCTTACGAAACCGAAATAGCTGGAACTGTACCTATCTATCGCTTTTACGAACCGACTATTGGCGTACATTTCTATACTCCGAATGAAGACGAAAAAACCTATGTCGAGAATAATCTTTCTAACTACACCTATGAAGGCATTGCTTACTATGCTTTTCCTATTAGTGATGTTTAA
- the lipA gene encoding lipoyl synthase produces MAVKPEWLRVKAPQWQRVGSVTEILRDLNLNTVCEEASCPNIGECFNVGTATFLIMGPACTRACPYCDIDFEKQPPALDPLEPLQLAEAVSRLKLNHVVITSVNRDDLSDGGASQFVRCIAEIRRSSPQTTIELLIPDLCGNWEALSTILSAQPDVLNHNTETIPRLYRRVRPQGNYRRSLEVLEQTRAIAPWVYTKSGIMVGLDETDAEVCQVMEDLRRVDCDILTIGQYLQPSTHHLKVKEFVTPAQFARWKELGESLGFLQVVSSPLTRSSYHAEQVRALMKLHPRSKPTHLSV; encoded by the coding sequence GTGGCAGTAAAACCAGAGTGGTTGAGAGTAAAAGCACCGCAGTGGCAGCGCGTCGGTAGCGTAACTGAGATTTTAAGAGATTTAAATTTAAATACTGTTTGCGAAGAGGCTTCTTGCCCTAATATTGGCGAATGTTTTAACGTCGGTACGGCAACATTTTTAATTATGGGTCCTGCTTGTACTCGCGCATGTCCTTATTGTGATATTGATTTTGAAAAACAACCCCCAGCACTTGACCCTCTAGAACCTTTACAGCTAGCCGAAGCCGTAAGCCGCCTCAAGCTCAATCATGTAGTGATTACCTCTGTCAACCGCGACGATTTGTCTGACGGAGGGGCTTCACAGTTTGTACGCTGTATTGCAGAAATTCGTAGAAGTTCACCCCAAACTACTATCGAGCTACTGATTCCCGATTTATGCGGTAACTGGGAAGCCTTAAGCACAATTTTGTCGGCACAACCCGATGTACTCAACCACAATACCGAAACTATCCCACGGTTGTATCGACGGGTAAGACCACAGGGAAATTACCGACGTTCTTTAGAAGTCTTAGAACAAACTCGTGCGATCGCCCCTTGGGTATATACTAAATCTGGTATTATGGTGGGTTTGGATGAAACAGATGCTGAAGTCTGTCAGGTCATGGAAGATTTACGCCGCGTTGATTGCGATATTTTAACTATCGGACAGTATCTGCAACCATCTACCCACCATTTAAAAGTTAAAGAGTTTGTCACCCCCGCTCAATTTGCACGCTGGAAAGAATTAGGAGAGTCTCTCGGTTTTCTTCAGGTTGTTTCTAGTCCTCTTACTCGTAGTTCTTACCATGCAGAACAGGTTAGGGCTTTGATGAAGCTTCATCCTCGTAGTAAGCCGACTCATTTGTCCGTATAA
- the sigC gene encoding RNA polymerase sigma factor SigC encodes MLASSLSVETKKANSSATDPTIDLEEKEENSKFAEDDLVELDLENLDPDYSGKTNRTTTDLVRLYLQEIGRVPLLERDEEVSEAQKVQRHINILEQRAEAAKSGDQIMQEFVALVDVHDRLVTQLSHRPSLKRWSKAVGIEIPDLKALLKQGKQRWAEIVGCDVKELENIQKSGIRAKEHMIKANLRLVVSVAKKYQNRGLELLDLIQEGTLGLERAVEKFDPTKGYRFSTYAYWWIRQGITRAIATQSRTIRLPVHITEKLNKIKKAQRKMSQEMGRTPKIEDLAQELEMSAAQIREVLLRVPRSVSLEIKVGKEKDTELGDLLETESASPEETLMRESLQKDLNYLLSELTSREREVIQMRFGFGGEKPFSLAEIGRCLELSRERVRQIEAKALQKLRQPRRRNMIRDYLESLS; translated from the coding sequence ATGCTTGCCAGTTCTTTATCCGTTGAAACTAAAAAAGCCAATTCTTCAGCTACCGATCCCACAATAGATTTGGAAGAAAAAGAAGAAAATTCTAAATTTGCAGAAGACGATTTAGTAGAACTCGACTTGGAAAACCTCGATCCAGACTATTCTGGTAAGACAAATCGCACTACTACCGATCTTGTAAGGCTTTATTTACAAGAGATTGGTAGAGTTCCCCTACTAGAAAGAGACGAAGAAGTTTCCGAAGCTCAAAAAGTTCAACGCCACATTAATATTTTAGAGCAACGAGCCGAAGCTGCCAAGAGCGGCGACCAAATAATGCAAGAATTCGTGGCATTAGTTGATGTTCACGATCGTTTAGTAACTCAACTCAGTCATCGTCCTTCTTTAAAACGATGGTCTAAAGCCGTAGGAATTGAGATTCCCGACCTAAAAGCCCTTTTAAAACAAGGCAAACAGCGCTGGGCAGAAATTGTCGGCTGTGATGTAAAAGAATTAGAAAACATTCAAAAAAGCGGTATTCGTGCTAAGGAACACATGATTAAGGCGAATCTGCGCCTAGTGGTTTCGGTAGCTAAAAAATATCAAAATCGCGGCTTAGAGCTTTTAGATTTAATTCAGGAAGGGACTCTCGGACTAGAAAGAGCCGTAGAAAAGTTCGATCCTACCAAAGGCTATCGTTTTAGTACCTATGCTTACTGGTGGATTCGCCAGGGTATTACTAGAGCGATCGCTACTCAAAGTAGAACAATTCGTCTTCCCGTTCACATTACCGAAAAACTCAATAAAATCAAAAAAGCTCAGCGCAAGATGTCTCAAGAAATGGGACGCACGCCTAAAATTGAAGATCTCGCCCAAGAGCTAGAAATGTCTGCGGCGCAAATTAGAGAAGTATTATTGCGCGTACCGCGTTCGGTTTCTTTAGAAATAAAAGTCGGTAAAGAAAAAGACACCGAACTAGGAGATTTGCTAGAAACTGAAAGTGCTTCTCCCGAAGAGACTCTAATGCGAGAATCTTTGCAAAAAGATTTAAATTATTTGCTTTCCGAACTTACTAGCCGCGAACGGGAAGTAATTCAAATGCGTTTTGGTTTTGGCGGTGAAAAACCCTTTTCTCTGGCTGAAATTGGTCGCTGTCTGGAACTATCTCGCGAACGGGTCAGACAAATTGAAGCAAAAGCTTTACAAAAATTACGTCAACCCCGCCGCAGAAACATGATTAGAGATTATCTCGAATCTTTGAGCTAA
- the recF gene encoding DNA replication/repair protein RecF encodes MYLKNLHLRSFRNYGDRQINFTAQKTIIVGNNAQGKSNLLEAVELLATLKSHRTSRDRELILDTSPVGQIEGILERTYGTTQLSLTLRRQGKRTVALNREALRRQLDFLGILNAVQFSSLDLDLVRGAPDARRNWIDSLLVQLEPVYAHILQQYGKVLRQRNALLKKIRLEREADATKNTEFSKPYDTQLRLWDEQLAAAGSRVTRRRARVLARLTPIARAWHNRISSKTEQLEINYLPNVEWTEDEPEKVQQAFLDKIEQRRTAEYYQGKTVVGPHRDEIEFSIDRSPARYYGSQGQQRTLVLALKLAELKLIEEVVGEPPLLLLDDVLAELDPNRQNQLLAAIGDRFQTLITTTHLGSFNHDWIQDSQIMSVEAGKIRETILE; translated from the coding sequence ATGTATCTAAAAAATCTGCATCTGCGATCGTTTCGTAATTACGGCGATCGCCAGATAAATTTTACGGCACAAAAAACCATAATTGTCGGTAATAACGCGCAGGGAAAGTCTAATTTATTAGAGGCAGTAGAATTACTGGCAACTCTTAAAAGCCATCGTACCAGTCGCGATCGCGAATTGATTTTAGATACTAGTCCTGTCGGTCAGATTGAAGGCATTTTAGAACGAACTTACGGCACGACACAACTCAGCCTTACTTTGCGCCGTCAGGGAAAAAGAACCGTTGCTCTCAATCGCGAAGCTCTACGTCGCCAGTTAGATTTTTTAGGCATACTCAATGCCGTACAGTTTTCCAGTCTGGATTTAGATTTGGTTCGCGGTGCGCCAGATGCCAGACGTAACTGGATCGATAGCTTATTAGTTCAGCTAGAACCAGTTTACGCTCATATTTTGCAACAGTACGGCAAAGTCTTGCGTCAGCGTAATGCTTTACTTAAAAAAATTCGTTTAGAGCGAGAAGCTGATGCTACAAAAAATACTGAATTTAGCAAACCTTACGATACGCAGCTACGACTGTGGGACGAACAACTAGCCGCAGCAGGTTCGAGAGTAACTAGAAGGCGTGCCAGAGTATTAGCCAGACTAACACCCATTGCTCGCGCCTGGCACAATCGCATTAGCAGCAAAACCGAACAGTTGGAAATAAACTATCTTCCTAACGTAGAATGGACGGAAGACGAGCCAGAAAAGGTACAGCAGGCTTTTTTAGACAAAATCGAACAGCGACGCACGGCAGAATACTACCAGGGAAAAACCGTCGTCGGTCCTCATCGAGATGAAATTGAATTTAGTATCGATCGCTCTCCAGCCAGGTATTACGGCTCCCAGGGACAGCAACGCACCTTAGTTTTAGCTTTAAAACTAGCAGAATTAAAATTAATTGAAGAGGTAGTAGGAGAACCCCCCCTGTTATTGCTTGATGATGTGTTAGCCGAACTCGATCCCAATCGACAAAACCAGCTTTTAGCCGCTATTGGCGATCGCTTTCAAACTTTAATTACTACAACCCATCTGGGTTCATTTAACCACGATTGGATTCAGGACTCTCAGATTATGTCGGTTGAAGCAGGTAAAATTCGCGAAACTATATTAGAGTAG
- the hemJ gene encoding protoporphyrinogen oxidase HemJ, protein MAYYWFKAFHLVGIVVWFAGLFYLVRLFVYHAEAEQESEPARSILKNQYELMEKRLYSIITTPGMIVTVVMAGGLIYTEPEVLKSGWLHAKLALVLLLIGYHHYCRRIMKKLAKNECQWTGQQFRALNEAPTVFLVLIVLLAVFKNSLPLDLTTWLIAGLVLTMIITIQLYAKKRRRDKERLDREPELASSSVGE, encoded by the coding sequence ATGGCTTATTACTGGTTTAAAGCTTTTCACCTGGTTGGAATCGTAGTATGGTTTGCAGGATTATTTTATTTAGTGCGTCTTTTTGTCTATCATGCCGAAGCAGAACAAGAGAGCGAACCTGCCAGAAGTATTTTAAAAAATCAATATGAGTTGATGGAAAAACGTCTCTACAGCATCATTACCACCCCAGGAATGATTGTGACTGTAGTTATGGCAGGGGGACTAATCTATACCGAACCAGAAGTTCTTAAATCTGGCTGGCTACACGCCAAGTTAGCTTTAGTTCTATTACTTATTGGTTACCATCACTATTGCCGTCGAATTATGAAGAAGCTGGCAAAAAATGAGTGTCAGTGGACGGGACAGCAGTTTAGAGCTTTAAATGAAGCACCAACAGTTTTTTTAGTACTAATTGTATTATTGGCGGTATTCAAAAATAGTTTGCCTTTAGATCTTACTACTTGGTTGATAGCAGGTTTGGTCTTGACGATGATAATAACTATCCAGCTTTATGCCAAAAAACGCCGTCGAGATAAAGAGCGTCTAGATCGAGAACCAGAACTAGCTTCTAGTTCGGTAGGCGAATAA
- a CDS encoding metallophosphoesterase produces MAIVFSESLKVERIAIAIASLPDRCIGTKIVQLSDLHYDGICLSEELLERAIALSNREQPDLVVITGDFITDDPTPIVRLADRLKNLKSKNGIYGCLSNHDVATPYAKQAIVHALADVGIKVLSNEVAYPCEQELAIVRLADYWSSEFNPKEVFTQIAPDIPRIVLSHNPDSAAVLKKWRVDLQLSGHTHGGQVVIPGYGEAAPILLQYLRKIVPKSFHNYFPFLKNCSQVVKYWQWSQGWHQIGRNQLYINRGLGSYPPGRIFCPPELSVITLEA; encoded by the coding sequence ATGGCTATAGTATTTAGCGAATCTCTCAAGGTCGAACGTATAGCGATCGCAATTGCCAGTCTTCCCGATCGTTGCATAGGTACCAAAATCGTTCAGCTATCGGATTTACATTATGACGGTATTTGCTTGTCAGAGGAATTATTGGAACGAGCGATCGCGCTAAGTAATCGCGAACAACCTGACTTGGTAGTAATAACTGGAGATTTTATCACTGACGATCCTACTCCTATTGTTCGACTGGCAGATCGGCTGAAAAATTTGAAGAGCAAAAACGGAATTTATGGTTGTTTGAGCAATCACGACGTTGCTACACCCTACGCCAAACAGGCGATCGTGCACGCTTTAGCTGACGTAGGAATTAAAGTTTTGTCTAATGAAGTTGCCTATCCTTGTGAACAAGAGTTGGCAATTGTAAGACTAGCAGATTATTGGTCGTCAGAATTTAATCCTAAAGAGGTTTTTACTCAAATTGCTCCTGACATACCGCGAATTGTTTTGTCGCATAATCCAGATTCGGCAGCAGTTTTAAAAAAGTGGCGTGTCGATTTACAGCTTTCTGGTCATACTCATGGCGGACAAGTAGTTATTCCTGGTTATGGTGAAGCCGCTCCTATTTTATTGCAATATCTTAGAAAAATAGTTCCCAAGTCTTTTCACAACTATTTTCCCTTTCTCAAAAATTGTTCGCAGGTCGTCAAATATTGGCAATGGTCGCAGGGATGGCATCAAATTGGCAGAAACCAGCTTTATATCAATCGCGGTTTGGGTTCTTATCCACCTGGTCGAATTTTTTGTCCTCCCGAACTAAGCGTAATCACATTAGAAGCTTAA
- the radC gene encoding DNA repair protein RadC, which yields MTYSLRIADIPVGERPRERLLALGAKNLATAELIAILLGTGQGKGKLSAIGLAQYILKQLEQHKRSSLDVLRDINPQELMEIPGIGPAKAATIVAAVELGKRTFQFRPNERVLVNNCDAAAAALSQDLMWQSQEKFAVLLLDVKNRLMGSKTITIGTATETLVHPREVFREVVRQGATKLIIAHNHPSGNLEPSEADIMLTEQLLKAAECLQIPLLDHLILGNGDYQSLREELDLWTRYPQED from the coding sequence ATGACCTATAGTTTGAGAATCGCCGATATTCCTGTAGGCGAACGTCCCCGCGAAAGATTATTGGCTTTGGGGGCAAAAAATTTAGCTACTGCCGAACTAATTGCGATTTTGCTAGGAACGGGGCAGGGCAAAGGAAAATTATCGGCAATTGGTTTGGCGCAGTACATTCTCAAACAGTTAGAACAGCACAAGCGTTCTTCTCTCGATGTACTGCGAGATATTAATCCGCAAGAGTTGATGGAGATTCCAGGTATTGGTCCTGCAAAAGCAGCAACCATAGTAGCTGCTGTAGAATTAGGCAAGCGCACTTTTCAATTTAGACCCAACGAACGAGTTTTAGTAAATAACTGTGATGCTGCTGCTGCCGCTTTAAGCCAAGATTTAATGTGGCAGAGTCAAGAAAAATTTGCCGTACTACTATTAGATGTTAAAAATCGGTTGATGGGTAGCAAAACTATAACTATTGGTACGGCAACCGAAACTTTAGTGCATCCCCGCGAAGTTTTTAGAGAAGTAGTGCGTCAGGGTGCAACAAAACTGATTATCGCTCACAATCATCCTTCAGGTAATCTCGAACCTTCTGAGGCGGATATTATGCTTACCGAACAGCTATTAAAAGCTGCCGAATGTTTGCAAATTCCGCTTTTAGACCATTTAATCTTGGGCAATGGGGACTATCAAAGTCTCCGAGAAGAATTGGATTTGTGGACTCGCTATCCCCAAGAAGATTAA
- a CDS encoding methyltransferase domain-containing protein: protein MVLSRNFVVHKIIKKLPLSLKKYELKPSYKSFNSQNFINKTNKPQNLDARDLKKINYACGKKYLENWLNVDFYYKNSFLIPDKIIYYPVDLTAKHPFPDNYFEFGFAEDFIEHLQQVDSIIFLNECYRTFKTGGVLRLSFPGLEGVFQKHYQTMDYETVIKAKEEAFTAYGHFHFYSRDELRTVAKHIGYREVNFVDYGASSFPELNNLDTRKEQIGLNTYVELIK from the coding sequence ATGGTTTTATCTAGAAATTTTGTCGTACACAAAATAATAAAGAAGCTTCCATTATCATTAAAAAAATACGAATTAAAACCGTCTTATAAAAGTTTTAATAGTCAAAATTTTATTAACAAAACTAATAAACCTCAAAATTTAGACGCTCGCGACCTCAAAAAAATAAACTATGCCTGTGGTAAGAAGTATCTGGAAAATTGGTTAAATGTAGATTTTTATTATAAAAATTCGTTTTTAATTCCAGATAAAATAATTTACTATCCTGTAGATTTAACTGCAAAACATCCCTTCCCCGACAACTACTTTGAATTTGGCTTTGCCGAAGATTTTATCGAACATCTACAACAAGTTGATTCAATTATTTTTCTTAATGAATGTTATCGTACTTTTAAAACAGGTGGAGTTTTGCGTCTTTCTTTTCCAGGGTTAGAAGGAGTTTTTCAAAAACACTATCAAACTATGGATTATGAAACCGTAATCAAAGCAAAAGAAGAAGCATTTACAGCTTACGGTCATTTTCATTTTTATTCTAGAGATGAGCTAAGAACAGTAGCAAAACATATCGGATATCGAGAAGTAAATTTTGTAGACTATGGTGCTTCTAGCTTTCCCGAACTAAACAATTTAGATACTCGAAAAGAACAAATTGGGCTTAATACTTATGTGGAATTGATAAAATAA
- the pyrR gene encoding bifunctional pyr operon transcriptional regulator/uracil phosphoribosyltransferase PyrR encodes MPAKIVEILSAEEIRRTLTRMASQIVEQTGDLSQAVLIGIYTRGVPLAHLLARQIEVLENLQILVGAIDITFYRDDLDRFGTRTPEKTKIPVDLTGKTVILVDDVIYKGRTIRAALNAVTEYGRPETIRLAVLVDRGHRELPIHPDFTGKKLPTASEEKVKVYFQDIDGKDGVELIRN; translated from the coding sequence ATGCCAGCCAAAATTGTAGAGATTCTTTCGGCTGAAGAAATTCGCCGTACATTAACCCGCATGGCTTCTCAGATAGTCGAACAAACTGGAGATTTGTCACAGGCGGTTTTGATTGGTATCTATACTAGAGGCGTACCCCTGGCTCATTTATTAGCGAGACAAATTGAAGTATTAGAAAATTTGCAGATTTTAGTAGGGGCGATCGATATTACTTTCTATCGTGACGATCTCGATCGCTTTGGAACTAGAACTCCAGAAAAAACCAAAATTCCTGTCGATCTAACTGGTAAAACTGTAATTTTGGTCGATGACGTTATCTACAAAGGTCGTACCATACGCGCCGCACTCAACGCCGTTACTGAATACGGTAGACCAGAAACTATTCGTTTAGCAGTATTAGTAGATCGAGGTCATCGAGAGTTGCCCATTCATCCTGATTTTACAGGCAAAAAGTTACCGACTGCCTCTGAAGAAAAGGTAAAAGTTTACTTTCAAGATATCGATGGTAAAGATGGAGTCGAACTAATTAGAAATTGA
- a CDS encoding lipopolysaccharide assembly protein LapB, translating to MPKLNWFLSLIACAGISSVALPVRGQALLPYVPKLDSEQLELQGLQLLQDVVQLIRFQQYELALPRAELATQLAPNNYEVWFILGSLYLQQDELDRGIETLQKAESLAPKQEGILFSLGNAYFQKGEYQKAKEKLESGLEIEENSPEALFDLGNTYFKLEELDKAIDLYEQAFEREASFWPALNNVGLVEYEQGDIEEAIARWQNVLEVDAEQAEPQLALAVAHYARGDREKGIELGKAALALDERYGDIQFLKDNLWGDRLIEDTQELLNTPQMQAIVPRKGQNSQPEPILP from the coding sequence GTGCCAAAACTTAACTGGTTTTTATCATTAATAGCTTGTGCTGGTATTTCGAGTGTAGCTTTGCCAGTTAGAGGGCAAGCTTTACTGCCGTACGTACCAAAATTAGATTCCGAACAACTGGAATTACAGGGATTACAGCTTTTACAAGATGTGGTTCAATTAATTAGATTTCAACAATACGAATTAGCCTTACCGCGAGCCGAGTTAGCTACTCAGTTGGCTCCTAATAACTATGAGGTTTGGTTTATTCTAGGTAGTCTGTATTTGCAGCAAGATGAACTAGATCGCGGTATTGAAACTTTACAAAAAGCTGAATCTCTAGCACCAAAACAAGAGGGGATTTTGTTTAGTTTGGGCAATGCCTATTTTCAAAAAGGAGAATATCAGAAAGCTAAAGAAAAATTAGAATCAGGACTCGAAATAGAGGAAAATTCGCCCGAAGCATTATTCGATCTGGGTAATACTTATTTCAAGTTAGAAGAATTGGATAAAGCAATCGATCTTTACGAACAAGCATTCGAACGAGAAGCAAGCTTTTGGCCCGCTTTAAATAATGTCGGTTTGGTAGAATACGAACAAGGTGATATTGAAGAAGCGATCGCCAGATGGCAAAACGTCTTAGAAGTCGATGCCGAACAGGCAGAACCTCAACTGGCTTTGGCGGTAGCTCATTATGCACGGGGAGACAGAGAAAAAGGGATCGAATTAGGTAAAGCGGCTTTAGCTCTAGACGAACGCTACGGAGATATACAATTTTTAAAAGATAATCTCTGGGGCGATCGCTTAATTGAAGATACTCAAGAGTTATTAAATACACCGCAAATGCAGGCTATTGTTCCTCGCAAAGGTCAAAATTCTCAACCAGAACCAATCCTTCCTTAA